The Nicotiana tabacum cultivar K326 chromosome 14, ASM71507v2, whole genome shotgun sequence genome contains a region encoding:
- the LOC107821369 gene encoding cyanate hydratase, with protein MEKQSNKANMVASLMSVKQKSGKTFSQIAEETGLTNVYVAQLLRRQAQLKPETASKLKAALPLLSDDQLHDMMEAPLRSYDPNLIQDPTVYRLNEAVMHFGESIKEIINEEFGDGIMSAIDFFCSVDKVKGVDGKDRVVVTFDGKYLPHTEQKSEHMVSRLMRKE; from the exons ATGGAGAAGCAAAGCAACAAAGCAAACATGGTGGCATCTCTTATGTCAGTGAAACAAAAATCTGGCAAAACATTTAGTCAGATAGCAGAAGAAACAGGTCTCACAAATGTGTATGTTGCTCAGCTTTTGAGACGTCAAGCTCAGCTCAAACCTGAAACTGCTTCAAAGCTGAAGGCTGCACTTCCCTTATTATCTGATGATCAACTTCATGATATGATGGAGGCACCCTTGAGGTCTTATGACCCTAATTTAATTCAAGACCCCACTGTTTACAG ATTGAATGAAGCCGTCATGCATTTTGGTGAGAGTATCAAGGAAATTATTAACGAAGAATTTGGCGATGGCAT CATGTCAGCTATAGACTTTTTCTGCTCAGTTGACAAAGTCAAAGGTGTGGATGGGAAGGATCGTGTTGTTGTGACTTTTGACGGAAAGTATCTGCCACACACTGAGCAG aAATCTGAGCATATGGTGTCAAGGTTAATGAGGAAAGAATAA